The following are from one region of the Cyanobium gracile PCC 6307 genome:
- a CDS encoding PAS domain S-box protein — MISIDELRHRHLPFVKADQEGIIEEVNGLMEEIYGWSPADLIGKSLGMILPSSFRDAHHLGFSRFRMTGESEVLNHPLELMTVCKDQREINSEHFIVAERHGDTWSFAATLKPLE; from the coding sequence ATGATCTCCATCGACGAACTTCGCCATAGACACCTTCCCTTCGTGAAAGCCGATCAGGAAGGTATCATCGAAGAGGTCAATGGCCTGATGGAAGAGATCTATGGCTGGTCACCAGCGGATCTGATCGGGAAGTCCCTGGGCATGATTCTGCCCTCATCCTTCCGGGATGCCCATCACCTTGGCTTTTCACGCTTCAGGATGACAGGGGAATCGGAGGTGCTGAATCACCCCCTGGAGTTGATGACTGTCTGTAAGGATCAACGGGAAATCAACTCGGAACATTTCATCGTTGCGGAACGGCATGGGGATACATGGAGCTTTGCCGCAACCCTGAAACCCCTGGAGTGA
- a CDS encoding ATP-binding protein, giving the protein MRSTDDLLEQLRKTLGRLDTALSCVDDGLVITDFKGLVEWTNRAFDVFVGCPRLKSLGKELDDLVPTGYVEGRHKPMNSLIALARNGPGRSIMDRALSGPRQVMEVSWSPVNFHPEPSLVFVFKDLSEITRVQDALTASRDSLEEEVASRTRQLQKARDEAQAATEAMGEFLSTISHEIRTPMNAVIGMTDLLLDTPLNGAQRELVQTIHSSGELLLCLINDILDLSKIEAQKMTLRADSFSIRALVDECMRIMNPSILSKGLSLGIFIPADLPEELYGDSLRIRQILLNLMNNAVKFTDNGTVQLDLTWNPLSVSRLMLSLQVSDSGHGISPEFLPRIFNSFAQDEGSPNHGHRNQGTGLGLAICDRLCKLMGGRIRVESEQGKGSRFSVSIPLGFGAMEEERREESVAPATLDDEPSLRILVADDNRINQRVMELMLAKLDAQAEFVGDGHAAVERVQLAEFDLVFMDLQMPGMDGLEATRRIRASRVYQPYVVALTASALGEQQRDCLTAGMNDFLSKPVRLPDIRQALQRYRQWKQRSQNPMGSGRPQLP; this is encoded by the coding sequence ATGAGATCCACCGACGATCTCCTCGAACAGCTTCGCAAAACCCTGGGCCGCCTTGATACTGCGCTCAGCTGCGTCGATGACGGGCTGGTGATCACGGACTTCAAGGGTCTTGTCGAGTGGACCAATCGCGCGTTCGACGTGTTTGTTGGCTGTCCACGCCTCAAGAGCCTTGGCAAAGAGCTGGATGATCTCGTCCCAACCGGATACGTGGAGGGTCGTCACAAACCGATGAATTCCCTGATCGCCCTTGCTCGCAACGGTCCCGGTCGCAGCATCATGGATCGCGCGCTGTCGGGTCCCCGCCAGGTTATGGAGGTCAGCTGGTCGCCGGTCAATTTCCATCCCGAACCATCCCTGGTTTTCGTCTTCAAGGATCTCAGCGAGATCACCCGTGTGCAGGATGCACTCACCGCGTCGCGCGACAGCCTGGAGGAAGAGGTGGCCTCACGGACACGGCAACTACAGAAGGCACGCGATGAAGCCCAGGCCGCCACGGAAGCCATGGGTGAGTTTCTTTCAACGATCAGCCACGAGATCAGAACACCCATGAATGCGGTGATCGGGATGACCGACCTGCTGCTGGACACACCCCTCAACGGCGCTCAGAGGGAACTGGTACAGACGATCCACAGCAGCGGAGAGCTTCTGCTGTGCCTCATCAACGACATTCTTGATCTTTCAAAGATCGAAGCCCAGAAGATGACGTTGCGAGCGGATTCGTTCTCCATCCGTGCCCTTGTGGATGAATGTATGCGCATCATGAATCCATCCATTCTCTCCAAGGGCCTGAGCCTGGGCATCTTCATTCCCGCCGACCTTCCCGAGGAGCTGTATGGAGACAGTCTGCGCATCCGGCAGATCTTGCTGAATCTTATGAACAATGCCGTCAAGTTCACAGACAACGGCACTGTGCAGCTCGACCTCACCTGGAATCCCCTCAGCGTCTCCCGACTGATGCTCTCGCTGCAGGTTTCTGACTCCGGTCATGGCATTTCGCCAGAGTTCCTTCCCAGGATCTTCAACAGTTTCGCGCAGGACGAAGGATCCCCGAACCATGGCCATCGGAACCAGGGAACGGGCCTGGGCCTGGCCATCTGCGATCGCCTGTGCAAGCTGATGGGCGGCAGGATCCGCGTGGAGAGCGAGCAAGGCAAAGGCTCACGATTCAGCGTCAGCATCCCGTTGGGCTTCGGCGCGATGGAGGAGGAGAGGCGCGAAGAATCGGTCGCACCAGCGACTCTGGATGATGAACCATCGCTGCGGATCCTGGTGGCTGATGACAACCGGATCAACCAGCGGGTGATGGAGCTGATGCTGGCAAAACTGGACGCCCAGGCGGAATTCGTCGGTGATGGCCATGCTGCCGTCGAGAGGGTTCAGCTGGCGGAGTTCGACCTGGTCTTCATGGATCTGCAGATGCCCGGGATGGATGGGCTGGAGGCCACGCGCCGCATTCGCGCCTCCAGGGTTTATCAGCCCTATGTTGTCGCCCTCACGGCCTCTGCCCTGGGCGAACAGCAGCGCGACTGCCTGACAGCCGGTATGAACGATTTTCTCAGCAAACCCGTCCGTCTTCCCGACATTCGTCAGGCGCTTCAGCGCTACCGTCAATGGAAGCAAAGGAGCCAGAATCCCATGGGCTCCGGCAGGCCCCAGCTCCCGTGA
- a CDS encoding Hpt domain-containing protein: MTLSSDDSIDTRSWDDLRELGGPDADAMIAELIDIYAEDAAQLVSSLLKARQAGDRPSLVAAAHALRSPSASLGALRLAERCRLLELAAGAAAAELPAGLIDDLLRELERVLAALTSLRPQP, from the coding sequence GTGACGTTGTCATCTGACGATTCCATCGATACCCGATCCTGGGACGACTTGCGGGAGCTCGGCGGCCCGGACGCCGACGCGATGATCGCCGAACTCATCGACATCTACGCCGAGGATGCCGCCCAGCTCGTTTCCTCCCTGCTGAAGGCCCGGCAGGCCGGTGATCGCCCTTCTCTTGTTGCCGCCGCCCATGCCCTGCGGTCTCCGAGCGCCAGTCTCGGCGCCCTCAGGCTGGCCGAGCGCTGCCGTTTGCTGGAGTTGGCGGCCGGAGCGGCGGCGGCGGAGCTCCCGGCCGGCCTGATCGACGACCTGCTCCGCGAACTCGAAAGGGTCCTGGCCGCGCTGACGTCGTTGCGGCCGCAGCCTTGA
- a CDS encoding PP2C family protein-serine/threonine phosphatase encodes MTRLLLIDDDRVLQRILQTRLSQQGLEVLLAASGDEGLAMARHHQPQIILCDWCMPGMDGLEVCRRLKSDADLAAIFFILLTSKGEVGDRVSGLDAGADDFLIKPVDPAELMARVRAAMRLFDSNQQLRALSLDLAKQKARLEEELSKAADYVRSILPAPLTGEVEIASLFLPSSQLGGDCFDFYWLDDDHLVMYILDVSGHGLASALPSISVHNLLRTKAPSRLSHPGADSPHRRQSDTFLEQPAVVMRVLNQLFQMDSQNGQYFTMWYGVFDRPNRRLNYASAGHPPALLRSLSRHGEGAIQELKAPGMPIGLFPEASYQSRECGIGADDELYLLTDGLFEIPLNDNRMWDYHQFLSLLNDQPFDPTADLNRLVTAIRMATGQKSFPDDASMIRLRFRASPSASGV; translated from the coding sequence ATGACACGCCTTCTGCTGATCGACGATGACCGGGTGCTGCAACGCATCCTGCAGACGCGGCTAAGCCAGCAGGGACTGGAGGTGTTGTTGGCAGCCTCTGGAGACGAGGGACTGGCGATGGCCCGGCACCATCAGCCCCAGATCATCCTCTGTGACTGGTGCATGCCGGGCATGGACGGCCTGGAGGTCTGCCGCAGGCTCAAATCCGATGCCGACCTCGCGGCGATCTTCTTCATTCTGCTGACCTCCAAAGGCGAGGTTGGGGACAGGGTCTCGGGGCTGGATGCCGGTGCCGACGACTTCCTGATCAAGCCCGTGGATCCGGCGGAGCTCATGGCCCGCGTCAGAGCCGCGATGCGGCTCTTCGACAGCAACCAGCAACTGAGGGCCCTGAGTCTGGATCTGGCGAAGCAGAAAGCCCGCCTGGAGGAGGAGCTCTCCAAGGCTGCCGATTACGTTCGCTCCATCCTGCCGGCTCCCTTGACTGGCGAGGTGGAGATTGCATCCCTGTTTCTTCCCTCCAGCCAGCTGGGTGGAGACTGCTTCGATTTCTACTGGCTGGATGATGACCATCTGGTGATGTACATCCTGGATGTCTCCGGCCATGGTCTGGCCTCTGCTCTGCCATCCATCTCCGTTCACAATCTGCTGCGCACCAAGGCCCCCTCGCGGCTCAGCCACCCAGGAGCAGACAGCCCCCATCGGCGTCAGTCCGACACCTTTCTGGAGCAGCCCGCAGTAGTGATGCGTGTTCTCAATCAGCTCTTCCAGATGGATTCCCAGAATGGCCAGTACTTCACGATGTGGTATGGGGTGTTCGACCGACCGAATCGACGCCTGAACTATGCCAGTGCGGGCCATCCGCCGGCGTTGCTGCGATCCTTGAGCCGCCATGGGGAGGGGGCCATTCAGGAGCTGAAGGCTCCAGGGATGCCCATCGGCCTGTTCCCCGAAGCCTCCTACCAGAGCAGGGAGTGCGGCATCGGTGCCGACGATGAGCTCTATCTGCTGACGGACGGCCTGTTCGAGATTCCCCTCAATGACAACCGCATGTGGGATTACCACCAGTTTCTCTCGCTCCTCAACGACCAGCCGTTCGATCCCACAGCCGATCTCAACCGGCTGGTGACGGCGATCCGAATGGCGACGGGTCAGAAGAGCTTCCCGGATGATGCCTCGATGATCCGCCTGCGCTTCCGGGCCTCTCCTTCCGCCAGCGGAGTCTGA
- a CDS encoding STAS domain-containing protein has translation MIHPSGILDEVSGRALLGEVCQALSAGEERVVIACEGITFMDSNGFSALVRCLKKVREAGHRLSLQSPGPQMKMVLEMTGTDKIFEVV, from the coding sequence GTGATTCACCCCTCCGGCATTCTCGATGAAGTGAGTGGCAGGGCTTTGCTTGGGGAGGTGTGCCAGGCCCTGAGTGCCGGAGAGGAGAGGGTGGTGATCGCCTGTGAAGGGATCACCTTCATGGACAGCAATGGTTTCAGCGCGCTGGTGCGCTGCCTGAAGAAGGTGCGTGAGGCGGGGCATCGGCTCTCCCTTCAGTCCCCCGGGCCTCAGATGAAGATGGTGCTGGAGATGACAGGGACCGACAAGATCTTCGAAGTCGTCTGA
- the menB gene encoding 1,4-dihydroxy-2-naphthoyl-CoA synthase — translation MTPVPPAPPRWTSAGAYSDIRFETSGDGIARISINRPEKRNAFRPLTVQELCDAFNRVRDDPSIGVVLFTGEGPAADGVWAFCAGGDQSVRGDGGYLDASGLPRLNVLDLQRIIRSLPKVVIALVAGYAIGGGQVLHLLCDLSLAAENAVFGQTGPRVGSFDGGFGAGYLARVVGQRKAREIWFLCRRYSAEQALAMGLVNAVVPLERLEAEGVAWAREVLQHSPTAIRCLKAAFNAETDGLAGLQELAGQATHLFYRTSEGQEGRNAFLEKRDPDFSGSPWLP, via the coding sequence ATGACCCCCGTTCCCCCCGCCCCACCGCGCTGGACCAGCGCCGGCGCTTACAGCGACATCCGCTTCGAGACCAGCGGCGACGGGATCGCCCGGATCAGCATCAACCGGCCCGAGAAGCGCAACGCCTTCCGTCCGCTCACAGTGCAGGAGCTCTGTGATGCCTTCAACCGGGTGCGGGACGATCCCTCCATCGGGGTGGTGCTGTTCACCGGGGAGGGGCCGGCCGCCGACGGCGTCTGGGCCTTCTGTGCCGGAGGCGACCAGAGCGTGCGTGGCGATGGCGGCTATCTCGACGCCTCGGGGCTGCCGCGGCTGAACGTGCTCGACCTGCAGCGGATCATCCGCAGCCTGCCCAAGGTGGTGATCGCCCTGGTGGCCGGCTACGCCATCGGCGGCGGCCAGGTGCTGCACCTGCTCTGCGACCTGAGCCTGGCGGCCGAGAACGCCGTCTTCGGCCAGACCGGACCCCGGGTGGGCAGCTTCGACGGCGGCTTCGGCGCCGGCTACCTGGCCCGGGTGGTGGGCCAGCGCAAGGCCCGGGAGATCTGGTTCCTCTGCCGCCGCTACTCGGCGGAGCAGGCCCTGGCCATGGGGCTGGTGAACGCGGTGGTGCCCCTGGAGCGGCTTGAGGCCGAAGGGGTGGCCTGGGCGCGGGAGGTGCTGCAGCACAGCCCCACGGCGATCCGCTGCCTCAAGGCCGCCTTCAATGCCGAAACGGACGGCTTGGCCGGCCTGCAGGAACTGGCGGGTCAGGCGACCCATCTGTTCTACCGGACCAGCGAGGGCCAGGAGGGGCGCAATGCCTTTCTGGAAAAGCGGGATCCCGACTTCTCGGGCAGCCCCTGGTTGCCCTGA